A genomic segment from Streptomyces sp. NBC_01233 encodes:
- a CDS encoding ABC transporter ATP-binding protein: MADATEGCPVTNRPTGEPGSLRAEDVSVLVNGKALVHQASLHVAPGEVVGLVGPNGAGKSTLLRTFYRAVRPTSGRVLLDGEDVWRMPGKRLAQRLAAVLQETSGDFELTVYDVVAMGRTPHKRAFAGDDADDRGIITRSLAELRVESLAHAPFDRLSGGEKQRVLIARALAQRTGTMVLDEPTNHLDLRHQLDALRLVRRLGVTAVVALHDLNLAAAFCDRICVMTGGRVVATGEPAEVLTAPLLSEVYEVEAEVIEHPRTGVPFVSVLPGYEGPADGAPDGGGPAVRRD, translated from the coding sequence CTGGCTGATGCGACGGAAGGCTGCCCGGTGACCAACCGACCGACCGGAGAGCCCGGTTCCCTCCGCGCCGAGGACGTCAGCGTCCTGGTGAACGGCAAGGCGCTGGTCCACCAGGCGTCCCTGCACGTGGCGCCCGGCGAGGTCGTGGGCCTGGTCGGCCCCAACGGCGCCGGCAAGTCCACCCTGCTGCGCACCTTCTACCGGGCGGTGCGGCCCACGTCGGGCCGGGTCCTCCTCGACGGCGAGGACGTCTGGCGCATGCCGGGCAAACGTCTCGCCCAACGCCTCGCGGCCGTACTGCAGGAGACGTCCGGGGACTTCGAACTGACCGTGTACGACGTGGTGGCGATGGGCCGCACCCCGCACAAACGGGCCTTCGCGGGCGATGACGCGGACGATCGCGGCATCATCACCCGGTCCCTGGCGGAGCTGCGCGTCGAGTCCCTCGCGCACGCGCCGTTCGACCGGCTGTCCGGCGGGGAGAAGCAGCGGGTCCTGATCGCCCGCGCGCTCGCCCAGCGCACGGGGACCATGGTGCTGGACGAACCGACCAATCACTTGGACCTGCGTCACCAGCTGGACGCACTGCGGCTCGTGCGGCGGCTCGGCGTCACCGCCGTCGTCGCGCTGCACGACCTGAACCTCGCCGCGGCGTTCTGCGACCGGATCTGTGTCATGACGGGCGGCCGCGTCGTCGCCACCGGGGAGCCTGCGGAGGTGCTGACGGCGCCGCTGCTGTCCGAGGTGTACGAGGTCGAGGCCGAGGTCATCGAGCATCCGCGCACCGGGGTGCCGTTCGTCAGCGTCCTGCCCGGCTACGAAGGGCCGGCCGACGGGGCGCCGGACGGGGGAGGGCCGGCCGTTCGCCGGGACTGA
- a CDS encoding metal ABC transporter ATP-binding protein, with amino-acid sequence MGGLDVHMREVACRHGRVEAVAEVDLEIAAGERVALTGTNGSGKTTLLRAVLGLHRQVSGSITVGGRGTGSAAEWAWRRRACAWIPQKPAAGRFPLLGGELLASSGAPGDAAEAADRLGVGPLTGRPLHTLSGGQLQRMYLARAIGCVAAGAQVLLADEPTAALDFDGQEEAADVLTSLPVTLVVVTHDRALAERCDRVLEMAAGRLREVR; translated from the coding sequence ATGGGCGGGCTGGACGTCCACATGCGCGAGGTGGCCTGCCGGCACGGCCGGGTGGAGGCCGTCGCCGAGGTGGATCTGGAGATCGCGGCCGGTGAGCGGGTGGCCCTGACCGGAACGAACGGTTCGGGCAAGACCACGCTGCTGCGTGCCGTGCTCGGCCTCCACCGGCAGGTGTCGGGCTCGATCACGGTCGGCGGACGCGGCACCGGTTCGGCCGCGGAGTGGGCGTGGCGGCGCCGGGCCTGCGCCTGGATACCGCAGAAGCCGGCCGCCGGGCGCTTCCCGCTGCTCGGCGGCGAACTGCTGGCGAGCAGCGGCGCACCGGGGGACGCGGCCGAGGCCGCGGACCGGCTCGGCGTGGGCCCGCTGACCGGGCGGCCGCTGCACACCCTCTCCGGAGGCCAGTTGCAGCGCATGTACCTGGCCCGGGCGATCGGCTGTGTCGCCGCCGGGGCACAGGTGCTCCTGGCCGACGAGCCCACCGCCGCGCTCGACTTCGACGGCCAGGAGGAAGCGGCGGACGTCCTCACCTCCCTGCCGGTGACCCTCGTCGTGGTGACGCACGACCGCGCGCTGGCGGAGCGCTGCGACCGGGTGCTGGAGATGGCCGCGGGCCGGCTGCGGGAGGTCCGGTGA
- a CDS encoding heavy metal translocating P-type ATPase, producing MTCAACVNRVEKRLARLDGVTATVNLATGKARVSHPPAVTVQDLVAAVERAGYTAEPPPAPAPREESPPGEPPADGESEGERLERERLLITVLLCVPVLVLSMVPALQFRNWQWLCLTLAAPVVVWSALPFHLRAIRGLRHSAATMDTLVSLGVVASFSWSLYALFLGGAGDPDMRMPFTFLPSAGGEVAHVYLEAAVGVPLFVLAGRHLEARARRGTGAALRSLAGLAVKDVTVREDGAERRIPVEQLRVGQEFLVRPGERVATDGVVVAGSSALDLSLVTGESDPVEVGPGRKVVGAAVNAGGLLLVRATAVGADTQLARITRMVTDAQAGKARAQRLADRVAGVFVPVILALAVTVLGFWLGAGADPQAAVTAAVAILVVACPCALGLATPTALLAATGRGAQLGVLVSGPQALEALRHVDTVILDKTGTLTTGHMSVVHVTAVSGGIGRETVLRLAGAVEQGSEHPLGRALAAYAQRALAGGTLPPVTDFLATAGAGVTGFVEGRRVDVLSPDDGLPKSLAQALAEAEASVLTPVLVRVDGFDEALIALGDVLRPGSYRAVDRLRRLGVEPVLATGDRDATARAVAAQLGISAVHARCTPEGKAELVTRLKEEGRRVALIGDGVNDAAALARADLGIAMGSGTDVAIGAADVTLVRGDIEAVADAVRLARRTLGTIRANLVWAFGYNAVTVPLAAVGWLNPMVAAAAMSASSLLVVGNSLRLRAWQPSPKLHGGVATTRPGRKDFQR from the coding sequence ATGACGTGCGCGGCCTGCGTGAACCGGGTGGAGAAGCGGCTGGCCCGGCTCGACGGGGTGACCGCGACGGTCAACCTCGCCACCGGGAAGGCGCGGGTGAGCCATCCGCCGGCCGTGACCGTCCAGGACCTGGTCGCGGCGGTGGAGCGCGCCGGTTACACCGCCGAGCCGCCCCCGGCGCCCGCACCGCGTGAGGAGTCCCCGCCCGGGGAGCCGCCCGCTGACGGCGAAAGCGAAGGCGAACGCCTGGAGCGCGAACGGCTGTTGATCACCGTGCTGCTCTGCGTCCCGGTCCTCGTGCTGTCGATGGTGCCCGCCCTGCAGTTCCGCAACTGGCAGTGGCTGTGCCTCACTCTCGCCGCTCCGGTCGTCGTGTGGAGTGCCCTGCCCTTCCACCTGCGGGCGATACGCGGGCTGCGGCATTCGGCGGCCACCATGGACACCCTGGTCTCCCTCGGAGTCGTCGCCTCGTTCTCCTGGTCCCTGTACGCGCTGTTCCTCGGCGGCGCCGGCGATCCGGACATGCGGATGCCGTTCACATTCCTCCCCTCGGCGGGAGGGGAGGTCGCGCACGTCTACCTGGAAGCCGCCGTCGGAGTTCCGCTGTTCGTCCTGGCCGGCCGCCATCTGGAGGCGCGGGCCCGGCGCGGCACGGGCGCGGCCCTGCGCTCACTGGCCGGGCTCGCCGTCAAGGACGTGACCGTACGGGAGGACGGCGCGGAGCGGCGGATCCCGGTGGAACAGCTGCGGGTGGGGCAGGAGTTCCTCGTGCGACCCGGCGAACGGGTCGCCACCGACGGTGTGGTGGTCGCCGGCAGCTCCGCCCTGGACCTGTCCCTCGTGACCGGTGAGAGCGATCCTGTGGAGGTGGGGCCCGGCCGCAAGGTGGTGGGCGCCGCCGTCAACGCCGGCGGACTGCTCCTCGTACGGGCCACCGCGGTCGGCGCGGACACCCAGCTCGCCCGGATCACCCGCATGGTCACCGATGCCCAGGCGGGCAAGGCGCGGGCCCAGCGGCTGGCCGACCGCGTGGCGGGGGTCTTCGTGCCGGTGATCCTGGCCCTGGCGGTCACGGTGCTCGGCTTCTGGCTCGGTGCCGGGGCGGATCCGCAGGCGGCCGTGACCGCGGCGGTGGCGATCCTGGTCGTCGCCTGTCCGTGCGCGCTGGGGCTGGCGACCCCGACCGCGCTGCTGGCCGCGACCGGCCGGGGCGCGCAGCTGGGCGTGCTGGTCAGCGGTCCGCAGGCGCTGGAGGCACTGCGGCACGTGGACACCGTGATCCTGGACAAGACGGGCACGCTCACCACCGGACACATGAGCGTCGTCCACGTCACCGCGGTCAGCGGCGGCATCGGGCGCGAGACGGTCCTGCGCCTGGCCGGGGCCGTGGAACAAGGCTCGGAGCATCCGCTGGGCCGCGCCCTCGCCGCGTACGCGCAGCGCGCACTGGCCGGGGGCACGCTGCCCCCGGTCACGGATTTCCTGGCCACTGCCGGGGCGGGCGTCACCGGGTTCGTGGAGGGGCGGCGCGTCGACGTGCTCTCCCCCGACGACGGCCTGCCGAAGTCGCTGGCGCAGGCGCTGGCCGAGGCGGAAGCGTCCGTACTCACGCCCGTCCTGGTCCGGGTGGACGGCTTCGACGAGGCCCTGATCGCCCTCGGGGACGTCCTGCGGCCCGGGAGCTACCGGGCCGTGGACCGGCTGCGCCGACTGGGAGTGGAACCGGTGCTGGCCACCGGTGACCGGGATGCCACGGCTCGTGCGGTCGCCGCGCAGCTCGGCATCTCCGCGGTCCATGCCCGCTGCACTCCGGAGGGGAAGGCCGAACTGGTGACCCGCCTGAAGGAGGAGGGACGCCGGGTGGCGCTGATCGGCGACGGTGTGAACGACGCCGCCGCCCTGGCCCGCGCCGATCTCGGCATCGCCATGGGCAGCGGTACGGACGTGGCGATCGGAGCGGCCGACGTGACGCTGGTGCGCGGTGACATCGAGGCGGTGGCGGACGCCGTGCGGCTGGCCCGTCGCACCCTGGGGACGATCCGCGCCAACCTCGTCTGGGCGTTCGGCTACAACGCGGTCACCGTGCCGCTCGCCGCGGTCGGCTGGCTCAACCCGATGGTCGCCGCGGCCGCGATGTCCGCCAGCTCGCTGCTGGTGGTCGGCAACAGCCTGCGCCTGCGGGCCTGGCAGCCCTCGCCGAAGCTCCACGGCGGCGTGGCGACAACCCGTCCCGGCCGAAAGGACTTCCAGCGATGA
- a CDS encoding copper chaperone PCu(A)C, giving the protein MNGPLFPTSSAEAGPGSRRLREGLVSVLAPVTACLTALVGLTAWTTAGAAGTPARIEVGIGRVFLPYADKERTAAFFRITNTGGSGDQLVSVTSPVVEAVMLSRHESAAGADSMSMVPSAEIPAGSTLQMTPSTLDVMMTVKGRWHVGDAVPFVLHFRNSGPVQAVAFVVRPGS; this is encoded by the coding sequence ATGAACGGTCCCCTCTTCCCCACGTCTTCGGCCGAGGCGGGGCCCGGCAGCCGCCGGCTCCGCGAGGGGCTGGTCTCCGTGCTCGCACCGGTGACCGCCTGTCTCACGGCCCTGGTCGGGCTGACCGCGTGGACCACGGCGGGAGCGGCGGGCACTCCGGCCCGCATCGAGGTCGGCATAGGACGGGTCTTCCTGCCGTACGCCGACAAGGAGCGCACCGCCGCGTTCTTCCGGATCACGAACACGGGTGGGTCCGGCGACCAGTTGGTCTCCGTGACCTCCCCCGTCGTGGAGGCGGTGATGCTGAGCCGGCACGAGAGTGCCGCGGGCGCGGATTCCATGAGCATGGTCCCCTCGGCGGAGATCCCCGCCGGCTCGACGCTGCAGATGACCCCGAGCACACTGGACGTGATGATGACGGTCAAGGGCCGCTGGCACGTGGGTGATGCCGTGCCCTTCGTCCTGCACTTCCGCAACAGCGGGCCGGTCCAGGCCGTGGCCTTCGTCGTGCGGCCCGGCAGCTGA